In a single window of the Pocillopora verrucosa isolate sample1 chromosome 4, ASM3666991v2, whole genome shotgun sequence genome:
- the LOC131772896 gene encoding CUB and sushi domain-containing protein 1 isoform X2, whose product MRTVLLLRTVTYGSTCDQPTSPHGSVIIHPTQREKYQNGQVILFGCKQGFYLDGMPVITCNGKKWTQTQFRCLGFCPEVRSILNGKVSHVTPQVGKAAIEFRCANNSFQLIGRKRLECIDGRWNGKLPYCHKLPSCVRLQSPANGIVHGNDNSHSAEAKFTCFTGFDLFGASTLICNRGVWSFRVPTCKAYCTKIRDLPNGHVFGTRFSHGQVVSFNCKHGYELVGDRSLRCINGGWNSSVPQCKVMQCAKPSIPSNSRIIYPRTDQVRYTHGTTLYLACHQGHLLAGSPIMVCNYTTWLKREFKCIAPCPILGPMRNGVITYVTRKGGGEVEIKCHANYTLSGSSRLSCINGEWSNSVPSCKALCPTPIAPTNGRIQGRDFRHGQSIKFWCSRGYTRVGAFSVTCKEGKWGAPFPVCKASCGRPSIPANGRIVGNIFSHGKSVLFYCSFGYTRVGAGSIKCDDGKWDKPFPVCKGICPTPSDPRNGKLGQKVSLEKRFLDGDEATFSCNRGYDLIGKKRLRCVGKVWDFGEPECKAPCNPPGFPANGNGQWRDLKHNSWVTFSCDKKYQLVGRRQMQCKDGIWSGNRPKCVALCPDPGEPLRGKRHGNNFRNGSVITFTCNTDHELIGNNTTRCEDGVWSGSVPLCKGKCKFQGSPKNGYTPNGIYVNGKLFSHGSNIEYACYAPYTMDGTNILHCNDGFWNASIPSCKATCTDPGLIDRGERNGTNFSHGQVVTYECSTKNYSLVGNPRLTCNDGFWDSAPPVCKKSCNPLPPLSNGKIHNNGVSHETVVSFSCNSGFKPLGSLQIKCLDGIWNESSPSCIGVCNEPRKLINGKVVGSNYSYGSVIKFECNKGYELKGSANLKCKGGVWEGQFPKCEVCVRVGSVFWGFWRRNQDADSYWKASITRITATHFDFALVLNNKQTRSYRRTDQKLIIDKVPSIGDLLPNSLVIAQQFGHSGWYRTGKVTGTSGDSWVEVQFDDGEKKWVPLESVRLLSYPGFCSDVE is encoded by the exons ATGAGGACGGTTCTCCTTCTTAGGACCGTCACGTATG gCTCCACGTGTGATCAACCAACCTCTCCTCATGGCTCAGTTATCATTCATCCCACTCAGCGAGAAAAGTACCAAAATGGCCAAGTAATTCTCTTTGGCTGTAAACAGGGTTTTTATCTGGATGGAATGCCAGTTATAACATGCAATGGGAAGAAATGGACACAGACACAATTCCGATGTCTGG GGTTTTGTCCGGAGGTGCGTAGCATTTTAAATGGTAAAGTATCTCATGTGACCCCACAAGTTGGCAAGGCTGCCATAGAATTTCGCTGTGCTAATAACAGTTTCCAGCTGATCGGTAGGAAAAGGCTGGAGTGCATAGATGGACGATGGAATGGAAAGTTACCCTATTGTCATA AGTTGCCGTCGTGTGTTCGTCTGCAAAGTCCAGCTAACGGCATAGTACATGGCAATGACAACAGCCATAGTGCAGAAGCAAAATTCACATGTTTTACAGGCTTTGATCTATTTGGGGCTTCAACATTAATATGCAACAGGGGCGTTTGGAGTTTCCGTGTTCCAACTTGTAAAG CTTACTGCACGAAGATTAGGGATCTGCCAAATGGACACGTGTTTGGCACACGCTTCTCCCATGGACAAGTGGTTTCCTTTAACTGCAAACATGGCTATGAGTTGGTTGGAGATCGCAGCCTTCGTTGTATTAATGGAGGATGGAATTCTTCTGTCCCGCAATGTAAAG tTATGCAATGTGCAAAACCCTCCATTCCAAGTAATTCACGTATCATATATCCACGAACAGATCAAGTGAGATACACACACGGTACAACTCTTTATCTGGCCTGTCATCAGGGTCATCTTTTGGCGGGATCACCAATTATGGTGTGTAACTATACCACTTGGCTGAAAAGAGAATTCAAGTGCATCG CTCCCTGTCCCATCCTTGGACCAATGAGGAACGGAGTCATCACATATGTAACACGGAAGGGTGGTGgtgaagttgaaataaagtgcCATGCTAATTATACGTTATCCGGATCCTCAAGATTGAGTTGCATAAATGGAGAATGGAGCAATAGTGTTCCTTCGTGTAAAG CACTTTGTCCTACGCCAATCGCACCAACGAATGGCAGAATACAAGGCAGAGACTTCAGACATGGGCAGTCTATAAAGTTTTGGTGTTCCCGTGGTTACACAAGAGTTGGTGCTTTTTCGGTCACATGCAAGGAAGGAAAATGGGGCGCACCGTTTCCAGTGTGTAAAG CATCATGTGGTAGGCCCAGCATACCTGCGAATGGCAGAATAGTGGGAAATATCTTCAGTCATGGAAAATCTGTATTGTTTTACTGTTCGTTTGGCTATACAAGAGTTGGCGCCGGTTCGATTAAATGCGATGATGGCAAATGGGATAAGCCGTTTCCAGTCTGCAAAG GCATCTGCCCAACGCCGAGCGATCCACGAAACGGAAAATTGGGTCAGAAGGTATCCCTTGAGAAACGTTTCCTTGACGGAGATGAAGCAACATTCTCCTGCAACCGCGGGTATGACTTGATTGGTAAAAAGAGACTTCGCTGTGTTGGAAAAGTATGGGATTTTGGAGAGCCTGAATGTAAAG CTCCATGCAATCCCCCAGGATTCCCAGCAAATGGCAATGGGCAATGGCGGGACCTTAAACACAACTCGTGGGTAACATTTTCTTGTGATAAAAAATATCAGCTTGTGGGAAGAAGACAAATGCAATGTAAAGATGGCATTTGGAGTGGTAACCGTCCTAAATGTGTCG CCCTGTGTCCAGATCCTGGTGAACCATTGAGAGGCAAACGCCATGGCAACAATTTTAGGAATGGTAGCGTAATAACTTTTACGTGCAACACAGACCACGAGTTAATAGGAAACAACACTACACGGTGTGAGGACGGCGTTTGGAGCGGTAGCGTCCCTCTCTGTAAAG GAAAATGCAAATTCCAAGGCAGTCCCAAAAATGGATACACACCAAACGGAATCTACGTAAACGGAAAACTCTTTTCACATGGTAGCAACATCGAGTACGCTTGTTATGCACCGTACACTATGGATGGCACCAACATTCTGCACTGCAACGATGGCTTTTGGAACGCTAGCATTCCCTCATGCAAGG CCACATGTACTGATCCTGGGTTAATAGACAGAGGAGAACGAAATGGTACAAATTTTTCTCACGGACAGGTGGTCACGTATGAATGTTCTACTAAAAACTACAGTTTGGTAGGAAATCCTCGTCTGACATGTAACGATGGATTCTGGGATTCAGCTCCTCCAGTTTGCAAAA AGTCCTGTAATCCACTCCCACCGTTATCTAATGGCAAAATCCATAACAATGGTGTCAGTCACGAGACTGTGGTCTCTTTCTCCTGTAATTCAGGATTCAAGCCCCTAGGGTCCCTGCAGATCAAATGCCTCGATGGGATATGGAATGAAAGTTCACCAAGTTGCATAG GTGTATGTAATGAGCCGAGAAAACTCATTAATGGAAAAGTTGTTGGAAGCAATTACAGCTACGGTTCTGTGATCAAGTTTGAATGCAATAAAGGCTACGAGTTAAAAGGCTCAGCCAATTTAAAGTGCAAAGGGGGTGTGTGGGAAGGTCAATTTCCAAAGTGTGAAG TATGTGTCCGGGTTGGATCAGTATTTTGGGGATTTTGGAGAAGGAATCAAGACGCAGACAGTTACTGGAAAGCTTCCATCACAAGGATAACTGCAACACATTTCGACTTTGCATTGGTACTCAACAACAAACAGACGCGTAGTTACCGAAGGACTGATCAAAAGCTCATCATCGATAAAGTACCATCCATAGGGGACTTATTACCTAACTCGCTTGTTATAGCCCAACAGTTTGGCCATTCAGGGTGGTATCGAACTGGAAAAGTTACTGGTACTTCAGGTGACTCTTGGGTGGAAGTGCAGTTTGatgatggtgaaaaaaaatggGTTCCACTTGAAAGTGTACGTCTACTTTCTTACCCTGGCTTTTGCTCTGATGTTGAGTAA
- the LOC131772896 gene encoding CUB and sushi domain-containing protein 1 isoform X1, with amino-acid sequence MKRVGLVPASFIVSFVIVTYGSTCDQPTSPHGSVIIHPTQREKYQNGQVILFGCKQGFYLDGMPVITCNGKKWTQTQFRCLGFCPEVRSILNGKVSHVTPQVGKAAIEFRCANNSFQLIGRKRLECIDGRWNGKLPYCHKLPSCVRLQSPANGIVHGNDNSHSAEAKFTCFTGFDLFGASTLICNRGVWSFRVPTCKAYCTKIRDLPNGHVFGTRFSHGQVVSFNCKHGYELVGDRSLRCINGGWNSSVPQCKVMQCAKPSIPSNSRIIYPRTDQVRYTHGTTLYLACHQGHLLAGSPIMVCNYTTWLKREFKCIAPCPILGPMRNGVITYVTRKGGGEVEIKCHANYTLSGSSRLSCINGEWSNSVPSCKALCPTPIAPTNGRIQGRDFRHGQSIKFWCSRGYTRVGAFSVTCKEGKWGAPFPVCKASCGRPSIPANGRIVGNIFSHGKSVLFYCSFGYTRVGAGSIKCDDGKWDKPFPVCKGICPTPSDPRNGKLGQKVSLEKRFLDGDEATFSCNRGYDLIGKKRLRCVGKVWDFGEPECKAPCNPPGFPANGNGQWRDLKHNSWVTFSCDKKYQLVGRRQMQCKDGIWSGNRPKCVALCPDPGEPLRGKRHGNNFRNGSVITFTCNTDHELIGNNTTRCEDGVWSGSVPLCKGKCKFQGSPKNGYTPNGIYVNGKLFSHGSNIEYACYAPYTMDGTNILHCNDGFWNASIPSCKATCTDPGLIDRGERNGTNFSHGQVVTYECSTKNYSLVGNPRLTCNDGFWDSAPPVCKKSCNPLPPLSNGKIHNNGVSHETVVSFSCNSGFKPLGSLQIKCLDGIWNESSPSCIGVCNEPRKLINGKVVGSNYSYGSVIKFECNKGYELKGSANLKCKGGVWEGQFPKCEVCVRVGSVFWGFWRRNQDADSYWKASITRITATHFDFALVLNNKQTRSYRRTDQKLIIDKVPSIGDLLPNSLVIAQQFGHSGWYRTGKVTGTSGDSWVEVQFDDGEKKWVPLESVRLLSYPGFCSDVE; translated from the exons ATGAAACGTGTGGGGTTGGTTCCAGCGTCCTTTATAGTCTCGTTTGTGATCGTCACATATG gCTCCACGTGTGATCAACCAACCTCTCCTCATGGCTCAGTTATCATTCATCCCACTCAGCGAGAAAAGTACCAAAATGGCCAAGTAATTCTCTTTGGCTGTAAACAGGGTTTTTATCTGGATGGAATGCCAGTTATAACATGCAATGGGAAGAAATGGACACAGACACAATTCCGATGTCTGG GGTTTTGTCCGGAGGTGCGTAGCATTTTAAATGGTAAAGTATCTCATGTGACCCCACAAGTTGGCAAGGCTGCCATAGAATTTCGCTGTGCTAATAACAGTTTCCAGCTGATCGGTAGGAAAAGGCTGGAGTGCATAGATGGACGATGGAATGGAAAGTTACCCTATTGTCATA AGTTGCCGTCGTGTGTTCGTCTGCAAAGTCCAGCTAACGGCATAGTACATGGCAATGACAACAGCCATAGTGCAGAAGCAAAATTCACATGTTTTACAGGCTTTGATCTATTTGGGGCTTCAACATTAATATGCAACAGGGGCGTTTGGAGTTTCCGTGTTCCAACTTGTAAAG CTTACTGCACGAAGATTAGGGATCTGCCAAATGGACACGTGTTTGGCACACGCTTCTCCCATGGACAAGTGGTTTCCTTTAACTGCAAACATGGCTATGAGTTGGTTGGAGATCGCAGCCTTCGTTGTATTAATGGAGGATGGAATTCTTCTGTCCCGCAATGTAAAG tTATGCAATGTGCAAAACCCTCCATTCCAAGTAATTCACGTATCATATATCCACGAACAGATCAAGTGAGATACACACACGGTACAACTCTTTATCTGGCCTGTCATCAGGGTCATCTTTTGGCGGGATCACCAATTATGGTGTGTAACTATACCACTTGGCTGAAAAGAGAATTCAAGTGCATCG CTCCCTGTCCCATCCTTGGACCAATGAGGAACGGAGTCATCACATATGTAACACGGAAGGGTGGTGgtgaagttgaaataaagtgcCATGCTAATTATACGTTATCCGGATCCTCAAGATTGAGTTGCATAAATGGAGAATGGAGCAATAGTGTTCCTTCGTGTAAAG CACTTTGTCCTACGCCAATCGCACCAACGAATGGCAGAATACAAGGCAGAGACTTCAGACATGGGCAGTCTATAAAGTTTTGGTGTTCCCGTGGTTACACAAGAGTTGGTGCTTTTTCGGTCACATGCAAGGAAGGAAAATGGGGCGCACCGTTTCCAGTGTGTAAAG CATCATGTGGTAGGCCCAGCATACCTGCGAATGGCAGAATAGTGGGAAATATCTTCAGTCATGGAAAATCTGTATTGTTTTACTGTTCGTTTGGCTATACAAGAGTTGGCGCCGGTTCGATTAAATGCGATGATGGCAAATGGGATAAGCCGTTTCCAGTCTGCAAAG GCATCTGCCCAACGCCGAGCGATCCACGAAACGGAAAATTGGGTCAGAAGGTATCCCTTGAGAAACGTTTCCTTGACGGAGATGAAGCAACATTCTCCTGCAACCGCGGGTATGACTTGATTGGTAAAAAGAGACTTCGCTGTGTTGGAAAAGTATGGGATTTTGGAGAGCCTGAATGTAAAG CTCCATGCAATCCCCCAGGATTCCCAGCAAATGGCAATGGGCAATGGCGGGACCTTAAACACAACTCGTGGGTAACATTTTCTTGTGATAAAAAATATCAGCTTGTGGGAAGAAGACAAATGCAATGTAAAGATGGCATTTGGAGTGGTAACCGTCCTAAATGTGTCG CCCTGTGTCCAGATCCTGGTGAACCATTGAGAGGCAAACGCCATGGCAACAATTTTAGGAATGGTAGCGTAATAACTTTTACGTGCAACACAGACCACGAGTTAATAGGAAACAACACTACACGGTGTGAGGACGGCGTTTGGAGCGGTAGCGTCCCTCTCTGTAAAG GAAAATGCAAATTCCAAGGCAGTCCCAAAAATGGATACACACCAAACGGAATCTACGTAAACGGAAAACTCTTTTCACATGGTAGCAACATCGAGTACGCTTGTTATGCACCGTACACTATGGATGGCACCAACATTCTGCACTGCAACGATGGCTTTTGGAACGCTAGCATTCCCTCATGCAAGG CCACATGTACTGATCCTGGGTTAATAGACAGAGGAGAACGAAATGGTACAAATTTTTCTCACGGACAGGTGGTCACGTATGAATGTTCTACTAAAAACTACAGTTTGGTAGGAAATCCTCGTCTGACATGTAACGATGGATTCTGGGATTCAGCTCCTCCAGTTTGCAAAA AGTCCTGTAATCCACTCCCACCGTTATCTAATGGCAAAATCCATAACAATGGTGTCAGTCACGAGACTGTGGTCTCTTTCTCCTGTAATTCAGGATTCAAGCCCCTAGGGTCCCTGCAGATCAAATGCCTCGATGGGATATGGAATGAAAGTTCACCAAGTTGCATAG GTGTATGTAATGAGCCGAGAAAACTCATTAATGGAAAAGTTGTTGGAAGCAATTACAGCTACGGTTCTGTGATCAAGTTTGAATGCAATAAAGGCTACGAGTTAAAAGGCTCAGCCAATTTAAAGTGCAAAGGGGGTGTGTGGGAAGGTCAATTTCCAAAGTGTGAAG TATGTGTCCGGGTTGGATCAGTATTTTGGGGATTTTGGAGAAGGAATCAAGACGCAGACAGTTACTGGAAAGCTTCCATCACAAGGATAACTGCAACACATTTCGACTTTGCATTGGTACTCAACAACAAACAGACGCGTAGTTACCGAAGGACTGATCAAAAGCTCATCATCGATAAAGTACCATCCATAGGGGACTTATTACCTAACTCGCTTGTTATAGCCCAACAGTTTGGCCATTCAGGGTGGTATCGAACTGGAAAAGTTACTGGTACTTCAGGTGACTCTTGGGTGGAAGTGCAGTTTGatgatggtgaaaaaaaatggGTTCCACTTGAAAGTGTACGTCTACTTTCTTACCCTGGCTTTTGCTCTGATGTTGAGTAA